The following are from one region of the Lytechinus variegatus isolate NC3 chromosome 4, Lvar_3.0, whole genome shotgun sequence genome:
- the LOC121412526 gene encoding uncharacterized protein LOC121412526 gives MAEIHTKIVDQTIRSFNAQGQKVDVPRILGSPEEALKAVNEFLRLNSLEETQKKFDDLDFTSPDVLLDIKKINVNLSITALENVGLHHVTSMFGVDKIPILLMAVSSAYGDCPQLKEAMMAVGIDPTPNIAPPHVMTVGDAIPDLQLVSLSGKAMALSDLHINKDRPMMILASSAS, from the exons ATGGCGGAGATCCACACTAAAATCGTCGACCAAACAATACGGTCCTTCAATGCCCAAGGTCAGAAAGTAGACGTACCAAGAATCCTTGGATCACCTGAAGAAGCTTTGAAGGCTGTCAATGAGTTCCTCCGATTGAACTCGCTAGAGGAGACTCAAAAGAAGTTCGATGATCTTGACTTTACAAGTCCAGATGTCTTGTTGGATATAAAG AAAATCAATGTTAATCTGAGCATTACTGCCCTTGAGAATGTTGGGTTACATCACGTGACATCGATGTTTGGAGTTGATAAAATTCCTATCCTCCTGATGGCTGTCAGTTCAGCATATGGTGATTGCCCACAG TTGAAGGAAGCTATGATGGCAGTCGGAATCGATCCAACTCCAAATATAGCTCCACCGCACGTAATGACGGTAGGTGATGCGATCCCTGATCTTCAACTGGTATCCTTGTCTGGGAAAGCCATGGCGCTTTCTGATCTTCATATAAACAAGGATAGACCGATGATGATTCTGGCTTCATCAGCCTCCTGA